ATCGCACGGACATTGGGCTGTGGCTGGCCACTCCTAAAAACCAGACCATTTCGCAGCCCATCACTATCTCCGTGCAGACACGTGCCGGTATCGTAACCTTATACGCTGCCGGCATAGCCGGCGCTCTCGCGCTGGTTTTGGCTACGCTCTTTCGGCTTGGCCGTCACCGACGCAAAAATCACAAGGCTGAAAAGTAAAAGTTGAAGTTGTATCCTCTATGACCGAAAAAGATGGCCGCCAGGCCCACCACGCGGAGAAGGCACCTGCAGGCGCGGTAGACCCCACGGATACCGCCCCCAATGCGAAAGAAAACCGTGTCCCGGTTACCGCCGGCGCGCGCGGCCGCATCGTGCGCGCCTCTCCGCCCGCACCAGTACCAGAAAAGCGGCCCACCCCCTCAGTGCAGAACACCACTGTTCCCCCTGAGGAAGATAAGTCCGCGCTGACTGGCCGCAATGCGGAGATCGAGGCCTCCAATCAGGATGTCATCCGCGCGACGGGAACGATGGCCATCGCCACGCTGCTCTCGCGCATCACCGGCTTCCTACGGCAGATGCTGATCGGCGCCACCCTTGGTGCCACGGTGGGTACGGCCTTCAGTAGCGCCAACCAGATCCCCAACCTGGTCACCGAAATCGTGCTGGGCGCGGTGCTGACCTCACTAGTGGTCCCGGTCTTGGTGCGCGCGGAGAAAGAGGACTCGGACCGCGGCGAAACCTTCGTCCGAAGACTTTTTACCCTGGCGTTTTCCATCCTGGGCATCGTTACCATCCTCTCCGTTATCTTCGCGCCATTCTTAACGAGGATGATGCTGCCTGAAGATTCCAAGGCCAATGCCGTACAGGCAACATCATTGGCCTTCTTGCTCTTGCCGCAGATCCTGTTCTACGGCCTCTTCGCCCTCTTCCAGGCGGTCCTAAATACCAAGAATATCTTTGGCCCTGGTGCCTGGGCGCCGGTGGTCAATAACATCATTTCCATCAGCGTCCTGCTGGCGTATCGCTTCTTGCCAGGCCGCCTCGACCCGCACGATCCTACGCCGGTGGCGGATCCACACATCATGCTGCTAGGCCTGGGCACCACCACGGCGGTGATCGTGCAGTGCTTGATCCTTGTGCCGTACCTGAAAAAGGCCGGCATCAACCTACGCCCGAAGTGGGGCCTCGATGCCCGCATCAAGCAATTCGGCGGCATGGCGCTGGCCATTATTACCTATGTGGCCATCTCCCAGCTGGGTTACGTGGTCACCTCCCGCGTGGCGGCGTATGCCGATGCCGGTGCGCCGCTGGTCTACCAGAACGCATGGCTGATGCTGCAGGTGCCGTACGGCGTTATCGGCGTGACCTTGTTGACCGCCATCATGCCGCGGCTTTCGCGCAATGCCGCCGATGGCGATGTCGATGCCGTGGTGCGCGACCTCACCTTGGGCACCAAGCTGACCTTCATCGCGCTTATCCCCATCGTCATTTTCATGACGGGCTTCGGCGTGCCCATCGCCCGCGCGCTATTCCAATACGGCGCCTATGGCGCAGATAGCGCAGAGCAGCTCGGCCTCACCATCAGTTTTTCCGCCTTTACCTTGATCCCGTATGCGTTGGTGCTGCTGCACCTGCGCGTTTTCTACGCCAGGGAAGAGGCGTGGACGCCCACCTTCATCATTGCCGGCATCACGCTGACCAAGATCGTGCTGACCCTGCTGGCACCGCTGATGACCAGCAACCCGGACCGGGTGGTTATCCTCCTCGGTACCGCCAACGGTTTTGGCTTTGTCTCCGGTGCGGTCATCGGCGGCTTCCTGCTCAAGCGCAAGCTGGGCAGCCTGGGCGGTAAGGCCGTGACCCAGACGGTCCTCTGGTCCTCCGGTGCCGGCGCGGTCGGACTAGTTGTCTCCTGGGCGCTGTACTGGCTCATGCAATTGGTCTTGCCGGCGCAACTGCCTTCGATCGTCTCGCTGGTCAAGGTCGTCGTGCTGGGCATCGTCTTTGTGATTATCACCGGAATCGTCCTGTCCAAGTCCTCCCTGCCCGAGGTGCAGAACCTGGCGCGCGCCCTCCAGCGCATCCCGGGAATGTCCCGGTTCATCACGGTGGACAATTCCAAGGCCATCGAAGTCGAGGAACCAGACCTGCAGGAAATCCAGCCGGTCTATACGCAGGATTCCTTCAACGCCACCTTGGTGCCGCCACCGATGTCCGCCGGTATCGTCCGCGGCCCGCGCTTGGTCCCCGGCGCCCCCGTATCGGACGGTCGCTTCCGCCTCCTGCAGGATCACGGCGCTGTATCCGGCGCCCGGTTCTGGCAGGCCCGCGAACAAGCCACCGGCCGCCTCGTGGCGCTGACGTTCGTCGATACCAATACGCAGGCGCCCATCGCGCCGTCGACGCCCACGGTCTCTGCCCGCCGCTCCGCCGAAATCTCCCGCAATACGCGGCGTTTGGCCGAGCTCAACCTAGAGACCATGGCGGATAATATCGAGATTTTGTCCTACCGCACCGGCTGCCTGGTGGTGGCGGATTGGTTTGAGGGCACCTCCCTCAAGCAGGTGGCAGAGGCAGATAACCTCGACCCCAATTCCGTCGCCCGCGCTACCGCGCCGCTGTTTGCCGATGCCGCCACCGCCCACGACGCCGGCCTCATCCTCGGCGTGGAGCACCGCGACCGCTTCCGCGTATCCACCTCCGGCATCGTCAAGGTTGCCTTCCCCGCGGTGCTGGATGGGACGTCTGCAGAAAGCGACCGCGAGGCCCTCAGCTCCGCGCTAAGCATGCTGGTCGAATCCACCGAACCATCGCCGAAGAAGCTGCGCGATATTTCCGATGACGCCAATCTCACCGCCGATGAGGCCGCAGAGCGCCTCGAAGAGGCACGGCTGGCCTTTGATGCCGCGGATGCAGAGAACCGCGAAGAGAAGCTGGAAGAGCTGCAGGAGGCGGAGGGGCTGACCTCGGCGGGCATCGCCAAGCGCCTGCGCGAATTCGCCCCAGAAGAGCAGGAAGAAAAGACGGAGGCCCTCCCCGTGGTCGTTGAAGATGAGCCCACGCAGGAAGAGGATCCGAAGCAAGAACCCGGCTTTGGCGGCCGCGGTTACTCGGGCTCCGGCGTCGTGGTCATCGGCATTTTCGCCACCATCTTCGTCGTGGGCATGGCGGCGCTGACGACGTGGGTGATGTCCCTGCTCAGCGATGTAGAAAAGACCAGTTCGGTTACTGAAACCGTGCAGGGCTCCACGATGATCCCGGAAACCCCGCCGGTGCACCTCAAGGAATCATCCGCCATCACGGTGCCAGACGGCGAGGATAATGAGCAGCTTATCGATGGCAAGACGATCACCACCTGGTCCACGAAGGAATCCGGTTCCGGCGCCTTGGTCACCCTGGATAACCCGGCCCACCTTTCTGTCATGACCGTGACCCACACCAGGTCCAATGGCGCGCACTACGAAATCTATGGCGTTAATAAAGACGATTTCGATCCCAAGCACCCGCAGCTGAGTTCCCTTCCCAAATTGGCGGAAGGAAAGTTCAAGCACTTAAACGAGGAGCTGGAGCTCAAAGAAACGCCCCAACAATTCGATGCCGCGCTCATAGTGATCACGGAACTGCCTAAGTCAAAAGAGGTTACACTGGGGGAGGTCCAGCTTGTAGGCCATCCTTAATGTCGAGGTCAGCGGGCTGGAAAAAGAATTTTTACTTCAAGGCTTGACTAAATTTCCCAATCGGGTATCGTAGTTGGTGTTACATCACCAACAACGTTAGGAGAAACAATCATGTCCCTCGCAGCAGGTACCTACACCATCGACAAAGAGCACACCGTTATCGGCTTCGTTACCAAGCACGCTATGGTTACCAAGGTGCGCGGCAACTTCGGTGAGTTCGAAGGCACCATCAACGTCGCCGAGAACATCGCTGACTCCACCGCAGAGGCCACCATCAAGGCTGCTTCCATCTCCACCGGCAACGAGGACCGCGACGGCCACGTAAAGAACGAAGACTTCTTCAACGTGGAGGAGTACCCAGAGCTTTCCTTCACCACCACCAACGTCAACGTTGATGAGGACGGCAACGGCACCGTCACCGGTGACCTCACCATCAAGGGCACCACCAAGTCCGTCGACCTCAAGGTTGAAGAGGTCGCTACCGCTGAGGACCCATTCGGCAACTTCCGCCTGGGCTTCGAGGCGCAGACCAAGATCAACCGCAAGGACTTCGGCATCGACTTCAACGCTCCGCTCAAGACCGGCGGCGTCCTTGTTTCTGAAGACATCAAGATCGAGCTCGAGGTTTCTGCCATCAAGCAGTAATCGCACTTCTTTGAAAACCTTGGGCTCTCACAGCCTTTTGGTTACCAACCACTAAAGCCCGCGCCGCGTACCCGCCCGGCCGCGGGCTTTAGTCGTTTTCCATGGACCTTGAGTTCAGAGGGTCGAGGCGAATGCCGAAACAGAACGACGTTGACGGCATCCATCATGCTTCCCCGGCGTCCATTGCGGTGGACCGTTCGCAAATTAGTACAGACGGGAGTTTTTCTGCCCACTCTAGTGATTCTCTAACCCCGTCTGCGATGCTCAACTCGGCTTGCCAACTGAGGAGCTGTTCGGCCTTGTCGGTCAAAGTCGCACAACCCACGACATCACCGAGCCGCGGAGGAGCTGTCTGCACATTCAGGGGCTTCCCGGTCGCTTGCCCGAACGCGTCGGCGAGTTCGAACACCGTTGTTCCCGTTCCGGTTCCGAGATTAATGATATCGAAACCATCGATCTCGGATCTCGAGATGACCTCGTCGAAGTTCTGAAGCGCCGCCACGTGGGCCCGGGCGAGGTCCCAGACATGCACATAGTCACGAAGTCCGGAACCGTCGCGCGTGGGCCAATCGACACCCGTCACCGTGAATACCCCTCCGCTTCGATACGCCTCGATCATCTTGCCGAGGGCGTGCGTCGGATGTGGATCCTGGAGGCCACTACGCATACTAGGGTCTGCGCCGATCGGATTGAAATAGCGCAACGCGATCGCGTTCATCGCACCGGTGGCAGCGAAATCGCGCAGCACGCGCTCCAACATCCATTTGGATGCCGAGTAGGGACTCTGAGGGGCGACTGCTCCGGTCTCGTCGACCATGTAGTCATCACCAACTTCGTACATGGATGCGGTCGAGCTAAGAATGAAGCGGCGGACTCCGAGACCGGATAGCTCACGCAAAAGCGTCAGTGACTTGGCGACGTTGTTCTCATAGTAGTCGAGTGGCGCGGACACAGATTCAGGAACGACGATTTTCGCCGCACAGTGGATGACGGAATCGATATCTGGATGTTCAGACAGGATGTTCTGCACTACGCAGGTGTCCGCGATATCGCCTTCGTAGTTTGCATACGGCCGTGAGAACTCTTTGAGCCCCTTGCTGTAGTCATCCAAGATGACGGGCGTTATGCCATTGTCCTGGCAACATGCCGCAATGGTCGATCCAATGTATCCTGCTCCACCGGTGATGAGAACCTTCATGCATTATCCTTCAGTCGAATGCCGCGACCTTTAGCCGCGCTCGACAAGAGTATATCTGGTCGCGTCTTCTAGAGTTGTGTCTCAGCATATTTTCCTGTCAGGCAAGTGGGTCAGCAGGTCCACGCGGCAGGCTCTCGTAACCGAGCAGGAGTCCTAGAGACTCGGCCCGTCGACGCCCGGGTCCATTCTCGGAGAACTGGTCGGTCCAGAAGCCCGACCGGTGCCACTGCTGCGGGACTGGCCCGCCTTCGCCGCCCGGAGCTGCTCAGTGATCGAGTACCCGAAGATGGAATCGGTCGCCGATCCCGAGGGATCGGTGTGGGAGGAAGGTCAATGCGCTGTATCTGGCGGAGACGTCGCCGGGTGATTCGTGGACCGGTCACGACCGGTCCACGACAGTCGATGCTACCGATGCTGCTGGTTCCGGGGCCGGCGAGAGTCGGTGGAGTACGCGCGGGATCTCCTGGTCGCGGCGTGCAGCCGGGAGCGGGCAGATGTGACCCCGCACGCGGTGTGGGGCAAGAACTGGGATCGGTGGTTGATGGATCGACTGTCGACGGATCTTACGGTGGATGTTCACCCGTTCGCCGGCACACCGATGGCCGAGGCGATGGAGCACCGGGGTCAGTTGCGGGAAGCACGGCTGGACGCCTACGCCGCCCGGCAGGCCGCTGGTTCAGGTGGCGGCACCGCGGCCGGACGCGCAGCGTCCGCTGCGGGAGGTCGACGACCACCTGCTGCGTCTGGCCGGTGAGTCCTGAGGTCTGCAGTTGAAGGTCAAGCAGGCCAGTGAGCCGCTGGAGCAGGAGGCCACCGCGCTGCGGAAGGTCGAGCAGGACGCCGAAAAACTCACGGCCGCCCAGGAGCAGGCCGATCGGTGTGCCGGACTGCTCCAGGTCGCAGAGGCGCAGTCCCGGGATGCGGAGCAGGCTGCCGGCAGCGGGATCGGGTGGCTCAAGGGTGCCGGGAGGAAGAAGGCCGAGCAGCATGACCTGCACACCGCACAGCGGAAAGTCACCCAGGCGCGGCAGCAGACCGCGGTGGCACAGCAGGACGTGGAGCAGGCAGCCCGATAGCTGACAGTGGCGCAGCATCAGGCGGAGCCACTGCAGCTGTCTCCGCAGCAACGGCAGTCGTGTCAGGAGCAGTTGGCGTTGTATCGGCGTCTTGAAGACGCCGATGAGGTTCACTGGGAGATACTGGACCGTGAGCGCGAGCAAGCTCAGACGGTTGCCGCCGCTGCAGTTGGGAAAGATCTCCCAGCGGCAGAGGACATCGAGGTGGTGTTCGCTGAGTACACCTCACAGAGGCCGGTGGATTTGATGTATGAATCTGCGCCGACGCAAATATACGGGCAGATCTTGATTGTCCAAGCACGAACACTGGTTTCCCCTAAGAATCACCGATAGAATTGCCGGGACGAGGCGCAAGGAGAACACCATGAAAACGGCCACTACTTCACGGGGTATCACCTACGCATCGCTGGGGATATTAGCGGTCTCCTCGTCCCTGTGGGCTATGTACATGCAAGACAATGCATTTGCGATTATTGGCCTGCTTTGTGGAACGGCGGTCACCGCGTGGCAGATTCATCACTATAAGGCGACGATTCCACTTGCCGTTGATTTCATTGCGATAGCCGCGGGGATTGTGTCAGCTGTGGGCTTTGCGCTCCGGGAGAGCCTTTCAAGTTCCGCAATGGCATCGTTTAGCTATGCCACGGCTGGCGCATTGATCGTATACCTTATTTTCGCCGCTATCGCGATTATCAAATCTCGGGAAAGTGAGAGCTGAGCCCGGCAGCACAACACTCCATTTATCGATTTCAAATACAATTTCTCGTTAAATCTCCCACTGCGGTAACTATAGTTTCTAACTATGACGACACAACGCGATAAATCCCAGCACGAGCTGCTCCAAGAGCGCGCCGCAGCAGTAGACCTGCGGGCATACCACCTGCACCTAGACTTATCTCAGGTGAAGGAAAGCCCCACGTTCAGCGCCACGAGCCGCATCGAGCTCACCACCACCGAGCCCGAACTTTTCCTGGACTATCTGGGAGAATCGGTAAAGCAGGTAACTGTTAACGGTCAGGCACAGGACGTCGATTTTGATGGCAGCCTTATCCGCCTCCACGGGCTACCGGTAGGGGAGGAGCTGACGATTGAGGTCAGTGGCACCTCGCGCTACTCGCGCACGGGCCAGGGTTTGCACCGCATGCACGACCAGGCCGATGACGCGACCTATCTGTACTCACACCTCGAGCCTTCCGATGCCCGCCGCATCTTCCCTTGCTTTGAGCAACCCGACCTCAAGGCGCCGTTCCACGTCACCATGACCGCGCCGAAGGACTGGCAGATCCTCTCCAACCAGCCGGAGACCGAGCGCGAGGAGCACGGGGACAATGCTACGGTTCGCTTTGCGCCCACCCCGCCGCTTTCTACATACCTCACCTCTTTTGCCGCTGGGCCATATAAGTATCAGGAGCGCACCTGGACTTCGCCGGATGGCGAGCACTCCGCGCAGCTGCGCGCCTTTGCCCGCGCCTCCATGTTTGAATACTTGGACGAGGAAATCCTGGAGCTTACCGCGCAGGGCATGGACTATTTCCACGAGAACTTCGGCTTTGCCTACCCTTGGGGCAAGTACGATTCCATCTTCGTGCCGGAATATAACCTCGGCGCCATGGAGAACCCGGGCCTGGTGACCTTCACGGAAAGCTATATCTTCCGGTCAAAGGCCACGCGCAGCCAGAAGGCCGCCCGCGCAAATACCATTTTGCACGAGATGTCCCACATGTGGTTCGGCGATCTTGTCACCCCGCAGTGGTGGGATGATCTCTGGCTCAAAGAATCCTTCGCGGAGTTCATGGGCGCCGATGCCTCCGTGCACGCCACCGCCTACGAAGAGGCGTGGGTCAACTTCGCCGGCGAGCGTAAAAACTGGGCCTACCTGCAGGATCAGCTTCCCACCACGCACCCCATCAAGGCCGATATCCCAGACGTCGATGCCGCACGCCAGAACTTCGATGGCATTACCTATGCCAAGGGCGCGGCCGTGCTCAAGCAGCTCGTGCACTATGTGGGCCGCGATAATTTTTACGCGGGCGCGCGGGATTACTTCCAAGAGCATGCCTTCGCCGCGGCCACCTTCGATGACCTGCTCACGGCCCTGAAAAAGCACACTGACCGCGACCTCGATTCCTGGTCAAAGGCGTGGCTGCGCACCTGGGGTCCGGATACACTTACCCCGGAGCTGCACACGGAGGGCGAGAAGATCACCGAGCTTGCGGTGAGCGCCGAGGCCGAGGATACGACCCGGCCACACCGCCTGAGCGTGGCGCTTTTTGATGCCTCCTTGAACAAGTACCGCGAGTTCGACATCGACCTTCCCGCCGGCGGCCACCGCACCATCGTGGATGAGGCGGCGGGGGAGAAGGCCCCGGCATTGCTGCTGCTTAACGATGCCGACCACACCTACACCAAGGTCCGCTTCGACGACGTTTCGCTTGCCACCATTAGCGATCACCTCTCCGAGGTCCAGGATGGGCTCAGCCGCGCGGTCATCTGGACCTCGTTGTGGAACCTCACCAGGGACGGGGAGTGGAATGCGGAGGAGTACGTGGGGGTCGTCGCCAAGCACGCGCCCGCAGAGACCAATGCCACGCTGCTGACCACCGCCTACGGCAATGCGCACTTTGCCATCCAGCACTATGTGGCCGAAGACCGCCGCGAGCAGGTGCGCACCGAGTTCGCCGATGCGCTGTGGGAACAGCTCGGTGCCGCGGATCCGGGCTCGGATGCGCAGCTCATTCTGGCCCGCACCGCCATTGCCGCACTGGCCGCAACGCCGGAGGCCTCCGGTACCGAGCGCCTGCGGGACCTGCTCGCCGGCACGGTGGAGGGCCTGCGCCTCGATCCGCAGATTCGCTGGTCCATCCTGCGCGCCCTGGCCGCCCGCGACGGCGTCGCATTGGATGAGCTGGAGGCAGAAAAGCAGCGCGATAATACGCTGACCGGCGCGGCCGAATTCTTGGGCGCTAGCCACGCCTTCCCCACGCCGGAGACCAAGCGGGCCGCCTTCGATAGCGCGCTAACGCCAGGGGAGTACTCCAATGCGGAAGTCGATGCCCTACTGGCCGGCTTTAATGCCCCGCGCTCGGCAAAGCTACAAGAAGAATTCGCCGAAGAGTTCTTCCGCCGCGTCGAAGACATCTGGGATAACCACCCCATCGAGATCGCCAACCGGCTGATCCGCGGCCTCTACCCGGAATCTTCCATGGCGGAGTCCGCTACCACGGATCTCCTGCACAAGGATTTGCCGGGTGCGCTGCGCCGCGTGCTTCTGGAGTGCCGCGACCACCTGCGCCGCACCCTGCGCGTGCGCGCCCAGCAGTAGGCGGGTCAATAGACTGTACCGCCGCCGGCTCGCGCCGGAGTTCTCCTCGGGTCACAATTGCTTTAACACTTGTTGATCCGGGGGGAATCTACAGATGCCATTAAGTCCTGACCACAGCGACGAAGAATTAGTTGATGCTTTTATCGAGGGGGATAATAAAGCCTTTTCCGCCATCGTGGAACGCCACCGCAAGCGGCTGACCACCGTGGCGCGGCGTTATACAAGGAATGAGTACGACGCGCAGGATGTCGTGCAAGAAGCCTTCCTGCGCGCCAGCTGCAATCTCCATAACTACCGGCGGGAATCGGCCTTAAGCACGTGGCTGCACCGCCTGGTGAAAAACACCGGCTACGACTATTTAAATCACCGGGCTAATAGGGAAAACGCCTCGCTCGATAGCGATGATTTTGCCGATGATCGCAATCCACTGCTGGCGCATAACCCATCTGAAAACCTTGCCGAGCAGCTCGTCGTCCGCGAGGCTATGGAGCTTTTAAGGCAAGACCAGCGCGAAGCACTCATGCTTACCGATGTCGCCGGGTTCCGCGTCAACGAAGTTGCCACCGCCCAAGGCGTAAAGCCCGGCACCGTTAAATCTCGCCGCGCACGCGCGCGGGAGGTCTTGCGCGAAGCCATCGGTTAACTACATCTCGATATCGCATCATTCTTGCATCAATTTCGCAGCCGCTAGCCTTTACAATATGAACGATTCGCAATCTGGCGGGTAGACTCTTGACGTTACGCAAAATGACACTGTGATTTTAGGGAGTTAGCAATGACCGTCCACGATGTTGCCATCGTAGGTTCCGGACCTGCCGGTTATACCGCCGCGCTTTATGCCGCTCGTGCTGAACTCAGCCCCATTGTATTTGAGGGATTTGAATACGGTGGCGAATTAATGAACACCACCGAGGTAGAGAACTACCCGGGCTTCCAAAAGGGCATCATGGGCCCAGAGCTCATGGAAGAAATGCGCGCACAGTCAATCCGCTTTGGCGCGGATCTGCGCATGGAAGTCGTCGACTCCGTTGAGTTGGAGGGCGATATTAAAAAGCTCCACGTGGGCGATGAGGTATTTGAAGCCCGCACGGTAATCCTCGCCACCGGCGCCGCACCGCGCCACCTTGGCATTCCCGGCGAGGAAGAGCTCTCCGGCCGCGGTGTTTCCACCTGCGCTACGTGCGATGGCTTCTTCTTCAAGGGACACAATATCGCCGTCATCGGCGGCGGCGATTCCGCCATGGAGGAAGCTACCTTCCTGACCAAGTTCGCGGAGTCTGTCACCATTGTCAACCGCTCCGAAAACTTCCGCGCATCTAAGATCATGTTGGACCGCGCCCAGGAGAACGAGCAGATTAAGTGGGAAACCAATAAGGTTGTCGAGCGCGTGCTTGAAGATGACGGCAAGGTCGGCGGCCTAGAGCTCAAGGACGTTGAGACTGGGGAAACCTCCACCTTGGATGTCACCGCCATGTTCGTTGCCATTGGCCACGATCCGCGCTCGTCCTTCCTCAACGGCCAGGTAAAGCTAAACGATAACGGCTACGTTGAGGTTGATCAGCCCTCCACTAAGACCTCCCTGCCTGGCGTTTTCGCTTGCGGTGACTTGGTAGATGATCACTATCAGCAGGCCATCACCGCCGCAGGATCTGGCTGCCGCGCTGCCATGGATGCGGAACAATTCTTGGCTGCAAACCGTTAGATCCAGTATGAGTAACGTCAAAAAGGTAACCACTGAAACATTCCGTTTTGATGTCATCGAGTCGGATAAACCCGTCGTCGTAGACTTCTGGGCGGAATGGTGCGGGCCATGCAAGAAGCTGTCTCCGATCTTGGAAGAGGTCGCAGATGAGCTCGACGGTGAGGTCACCATCGCCAAGGTCAACGTCGATGAAGAACGAAACCTCGGTGCCATGTTCCAAATCATGTCCATCCCAAATGTATTGATTTTCAACAATGGCGAGAAGGTCGATGAGTTCGTTGGCCTGCGTTCTAAAGATGACATCGTGGCGCAAGTGAAAAAGCAGTTATAGCTGTTAATCTTGTTACTAAAGTTAACGAGTAGGAAATCTGCCATGCGGTCCAAAGTCCTAGGGCCGTGGAAGGGGTGAAAGGCGTGAATCGCGTTCTTCGGGTTGGTGATTCAAGTGTGCGCGTAGCTGAAGCTCGCGCCACCTTGGCTCGCCTTGGCCTCTTATCAGATTTCACGGGGGAACTGTCTGCCTGGAAAAAGCAGAAGTACTCCGAGACTGATAAGACCTTTGATGCCGATCTCGCTGAAGTGCTCAAGGCATTTCAGCAGTCGCGCGGCATCCTCCCAACGGGAGAGATCGACGATCTCACCCTGCGCGAGTTACGCCAAGCCTCTTATACCCTGGGTAGCCGTGTATTGAGCTACGAGCCCACCAATGCCTTGGTGGGCGATGACATTTCGCAATTGCAGCAGCAACTGCAAGAGCTTGGGTTTTATCAAGACCGCGTCGATGGTCATTTTGGCCGCACTACCCACGCCGCGCTCACCGAATACCAGCACAATTGCGGGCTGCAGGAAGACGGCGTGTGTGGCCCCGCGACCATTCGCGCGCTCAGCTTGCTCGGCCGCCGCATCACCGGCGGTTCGGCGCACAATATTGTAGAACGCGAGCGCGTGCGCAATGCCGGACCAAAGCTGGCTGGCAAGCGCGTGGTCATTGACCCTGCGCTCAGTGGCCGGGACTCTGGCTTCACGGTCAAGGGCCGTTTTGGTGATATTTCTGAGCAAGAAATTCTATGGGATCTCACCCAGCGCATCGAAGGCCGCATGATCGCCGCCGGCATGGAGACCATTATTTCGCGCCCCCGCACCGATGATGCGGACGTGCAATCCCGTGCCGAGCTGGCTAATGCCTTTGATGCCGATATGGTCATCTCTTTGGCGTGCGATTCTTACCCCAATGAGAAGGCCCATGGCGTAGCCACGTTCTACTTTGGTTCCGAATCCGGAAACTCCTCACTCATTGGTGAGACCCTATCTGGCTTCATCCAGCGTGAAATCGTGGCCCGCACCGATCTGCAGGACTGCTCTAACCATGGCCGCACCTGGGATCTCTTGCGCCTGACGCAGATGCCGGTGGTACAGATCTTTTTGGGTTATCTCACCAACCCTGAGGACGTCAAAATCCTGACCAACCCTAAGCGCCGTGATGATATTGCAGAAGCAATCGTCATCGCCGTCAAGCGCATGTACCTCATGGAGCAAGACACCGCCATTACCGGCACCTACAAATTCTCCGAGCTGC
The window above is part of the Corynebacterium accolens genome. Proteins encoded here:
- the trxA gene encoding thioredoxin is translated as MSNVKKVTTETFRFDVIESDKPVVVDFWAEWCGPCKKLSPILEEVADELDGEVTIAKVNVDEERNLGAMFQIMSIPNVLIFNNGEKVDEFVGLRSKDDIVAQVKKQL
- the trxB gene encoding thioredoxin-disulfide reductase — protein: MTVHDVAIVGSGPAGYTAALYAARAELSPIVFEGFEYGGELMNTTEVENYPGFQKGIMGPELMEEMRAQSIRFGADLRMEVVDSVELEGDIKKLHVGDEVFEARTVILATGAAPRHLGIPGEEELSGRGVSTCATCDGFFFKGHNIAVIGGGDSAMEEATFLTKFAESVTIVNRSENFRASKIMLDRAQENEQIKWETNKVVERVLEDDGKVGGLELKDVETGETSTLDVTAMFVAIGHDPRSSFLNGQVKLNDNGYVEVDQPSTKTSLPGVFACGDLVDDHYQQAITAAGSGCRAAMDAEQFLAANR
- a CDS encoding N-acetylmuramoyl-L-alanine amidase encodes the protein MNRVLRVGDSSVRVAEARATLARLGLLSDFTGELSAWKKQKYSETDKTFDADLAEVLKAFQQSRGILPTGEIDDLTLRELRQASYTLGSRVLSYEPTNALVGDDISQLQQQLQELGFYQDRVDGHFGRTTHAALTEYQHNCGLQEDGVCGPATIRALSLLGRRITGGSAHNIVERERVRNAGPKLAGKRVVIDPALSGRDSGFTVKGRFGDISEQEILWDLTQRIEGRMIAAGMETIISRPRTDDADVQSRAELANAFDADMVISLACDSYPNEKAHGVATFYFGSESGNSSLIGETLSGFIQREIVARTDLQDCSNHGRTWDLLRLTQMPVVQIFLGYLTNPEDVKILTNPKRRDDIAEAIVIAVKRMYLMEQDTAITGTYKFSELLQAEQA